In the Bradyrhizobium guangzhouense genome, one interval contains:
- the rpmG gene encoding 50S ribosomal protein L33 has product MAKAVTIKVKLVSSADTGFYYVAKKNSRTMTDKLVKKKYDPVARKHVEFKEAKIK; this is encoded by the coding sequence ATGGCCAAAGCGGTCACCATCAAGGTCAAGCTCGTGTCCTCGGCCGACACCGGCTTCTACTACGTCGCCAAGAAGAATTCGCGCACCATGACCGACAAGCTGGTCAAGAAGAAGTACGATCCGGTCGCGCGCAAGCACGTCGAGTTCAAGGAAGCCAAGATCAAGTAA
- a CDS encoding MFS transporter: protein MPLLQVLRPTLPILIGASIMLTLSMGLRQSLGIFMQPLTHDIHLSVSDFTLALAVQNLAWGFLQPLAGAMTVRFGFRPIMIAGALMYIVGLILMATANGLVSIMIGAGVLIGTSLACTAAAIAMSVAARAVPATVRSTVLGIVSGAGSLGALLSAPLGQMLNEGFGWRIGLAGFVVMSVLMIPAAWYAGRVDAIPLPKPAADDIGDATAASVAKSAFGNASFVVMTCAYLVCGMQLVFLTTHLPSYPAICGLDPMLSAKTLGMIGGFNVLGSLFFGWAGQRWNKLALLGAIYILRSLALAWYFMLPATPFSTLLFGAIMGFLWMGVGPLVAGAVAEMFGLRWQAMIQGLAFMSHQIGSFLGAYGGGLIYDALGSYTMAWRIGVALGLAGGVIQVAFALIRPSQPPAPVLRTA from the coding sequence ATGCCCCTGTTGCAGGTCCTGCGTCCGACATTGCCGATCCTGATCGGCGCCTCGATCATGCTGACGCTGAGCATGGGGCTGCGGCAGTCGCTCGGCATCTTCATGCAGCCGCTGACCCACGACATCCACCTCTCGGTGTCGGATTTCACGCTGGCGCTCGCCGTGCAGAACCTCGCCTGGGGCTTCCTGCAGCCGCTCGCAGGCGCCATGACGGTGCGCTTCGGCTTCCGTCCGATCATGATCGCAGGTGCGCTGATGTACATCGTCGGCCTCATCCTGATGGCAACCGCGAACGGGCTCGTCAGCATCATGATCGGCGCCGGCGTGTTGATCGGCACCTCGCTGGCCTGCACGGCTGCGGCAATCGCGATGTCGGTCGCGGCGCGCGCGGTGCCCGCAACGGTGCGCTCGACCGTGCTCGGCATCGTCTCGGGCGCCGGCTCGCTCGGCGCTCTGCTGTCGGCGCCGCTCGGGCAGATGCTCAACGAGGGCTTCGGCTGGCGCATCGGCCTTGCCGGATTCGTCGTCATGTCGGTGCTGATGATCCCCGCCGCGTGGTATGCAGGGCGCGTCGACGCCATTCCGCTGCCGAAGCCGGCCGCCGACGACATCGGCGATGCCACGGCCGCGTCCGTCGCGAAGTCAGCGTTCGGCAATGCCTCTTTCGTCGTGATGACCTGCGCCTATCTCGTCTGCGGCATGCAGCTGGTGTTTCTCACGACGCATCTGCCGTCTTATCCTGCGATCTGCGGCCTCGATCCGATGCTCAGTGCGAAGACGCTCGGCATGATCGGCGGCTTCAATGTGCTGGGCTCGCTGTTCTTCGGCTGGGCCGGCCAGCGCTGGAACAAGCTCGCGCTGCTGGGCGCGATCTACATCCTGCGTTCGCTCGCGCTCGCCTGGTATTTCATGCTGCCGGCGACGCCGTTCTCGACGCTGCTGTTCGGCGCCATCATGGGCTTCCTGTGGATGGGCGTCGGCCCGCTGGTCGCCGGCGCCGTCGCCGAGATGTTTGGCCTGCGCTGGCAGGCCATGATCCAGGGCCTCGCCTTCATGAGCCACCAGATCGGCAGCTTCCTCGGCGCCTACGGAGGAGGGCTGATCTACGACGCACTTGGCTCGTACACTATGGCCTGGCGCATCGGCGTCGCACTTGGTCTCGCCGGTGGTGTCATCCAGGTTGCGTTCGCGCTGATCAGGCCGTCGCAGCCGCCGGCACCGGTGCTGCGGACGGCGTAG
- a CDS encoding tetratricopeptide repeat protein: protein MNRRERRATAARQSGRTSPAALCQAGFAHLRSGRIAEAELCCQRALTLDEQHSDALHLLGVLCFHAQQPDAAVEWIGRAVQQAPKAEYLLSLATVLERQDRLEDAWQHYSRALSLKPDDAGLWNHIGDLLWQLGRMDEAARHLQQALKLNPHYWEAAHNCGMLLLELGRHAEAVECFDIAERLNRASAALHQMRAVCLSALNRFDEAEADYERSIALDPSLAETHNNLGLLHWRFGRLEQAFACFDRALALRPDFHAVLNNKAVVLLHLQMLDEAFAALHRSLAAAPDDAQTLFYLATLQLLTGDFERGWAAREARWRLPSVGLVDRGFSQPLWRGDRPLEGKTILLHSDEGLGDAIQFARYVPMVAALGARVILEVEPPIQQLLGGIEGVEQYIGRSSTPAFDLHCPLGTLPLAFATRLDTIPLAQGYIPAPPATRVKTWQDRLGPRDRFRVGLVWAGNPDHKNDHNRSMPLRTLAPLLDCDVQFVSLQKGVRDQDRAFLADHHDIVDLTQHLTDFSETAALISCLDLVISVDTSVAHLAGALRAPIWTLVPFNPDWRWLLERDDSPWYRSMRLFRQTTRGDWASVVDEVRVALEGQLSARRSRLVEPSPTPSAAPVPAAATA, encoded by the coding sequence ATGAATCGCAGAGAGCGCCGGGCCACCGCGGCCAGACAATCCGGAAGAACCTCGCCGGCCGCACTCTGCCAGGCCGGCTTTGCGCATCTTCGATCGGGGCGCATCGCCGAGGCCGAGCTGTGCTGCCAGCGGGCTCTGACGCTCGACGAGCAACATTCTGATGCGCTCCACCTCCTCGGCGTGCTGTGCTTTCACGCCCAGCAGCCTGACGCTGCCGTGGAATGGATCGGACGCGCCGTCCAGCAGGCACCGAAGGCTGAGTATCTCCTCAGTCTCGCCACGGTGCTCGAGCGGCAGGACCGGCTCGAGGACGCATGGCAGCATTACAGCCGGGCCTTGAGTCTCAAGCCTGATGACGCCGGCCTCTGGAATCACATCGGCGATCTGCTCTGGCAACTCGGGCGCATGGACGAAGCCGCACGGCACCTGCAGCAAGCGCTGAAGCTCAATCCGCATTACTGGGAAGCCGCGCATAATTGCGGCATGTTGCTGCTCGAGCTCGGCCGGCATGCGGAAGCGGTGGAATGCTTTGACATCGCCGAGAGGCTGAACCGAGCCTCCGCGGCCCTGCACCAGATGCGCGCCGTTTGTCTCTCCGCGCTCAACCGCTTCGACGAAGCAGAGGCCGATTACGAAAGATCCATCGCGCTCGATCCGAGCCTTGCGGAGACGCACAACAATCTCGGCCTCTTGCATTGGCGCTTTGGCCGGCTGGAGCAGGCCTTTGCCTGCTTCGACCGGGCGCTGGCCCTTCGCCCGGATTTCCATGCCGTGCTCAACAACAAGGCGGTGGTACTGCTGCATCTGCAAATGCTGGATGAGGCGTTCGCGGCCCTGCACAGATCGCTCGCGGCCGCCCCTGATGATGCGCAGACGCTGTTCTATCTGGCGACGCTTCAGCTCCTCACCGGCGATTTCGAGCGCGGCTGGGCCGCACGCGAAGCGCGGTGGCGATTGCCGTCAGTCGGCCTTGTCGATCGCGGCTTTTCACAACCGCTGTGGCGCGGCGACCGGCCGCTCGAAGGCAAGACCATTTTGTTGCACTCCGATGAGGGATTGGGCGACGCGATCCAGTTCGCCCGCTATGTGCCGATGGTCGCCGCGCTCGGAGCCAGAGTCATCCTGGAGGTCGAGCCGCCGATCCAACAGCTTCTAGGCGGCATCGAAGGCGTCGAACAGTATATCGGCCGCTCCTCGACGCCGGCCTTCGACCTGCACTGCCCTCTCGGGACGCTACCGCTGGCCTTCGCAACGCGGCTCGATACGATCCCGCTCGCGCAAGGCTATATTCCCGCGCCGCCGGCAACGCGCGTCAAAACGTGGCAAGACCGGCTTGGTCCCCGCGATCGCTTCCGTGTCGGTCTGGTCTGGGCGGGCAACCCCGATCACAAGAACGACCACAACCGGTCGATGCCCCTGCGCACACTCGCGCCGCTGCTGGATTGCGACGTCCAGTTCGTCTCCTTGCAAAAAGGCGTCCGGGATCAGGACCGCGCCTTCCTTGCCGATCACCATGACATCGTCGATCTGACGCAACATCTAACCGACTTCAGCGAAACGGCAGCACTGATCTCCTGTCTCGATCTGGTGATCTCAGTCGACACCAGCGTCGCCCACCTCGCCGGCGCGCTTCGAGCGCCGATCTGGACGCTGGTGCCCTTCAACCCCGATTGGCGCTGGCTGCTCGAGCGCGATGACAGCCCGTGGTACCGATCGATGCGGTTGTTCCGGCAAACCACGCGCGGCGACTGGGCGAGCGTCGTGGACGAAGTTCGTGTCGCGCTCGAGGGACAGCTCTCGGCACGGCGGTCAAGGCTGGTCGAGCCCTCGCCTACGCCGTCCGCAGCACCGGTGCCGGCGGCTGCGACGGCCTGA
- a CDS encoding TetR/AcrR family transcriptional regulator: protein MKERILETADKLFYLQGIRAIGVDTIAAEIGISKRTLYNHFPSKDALIAAYLERRFVHARPSDKPPAEQILGTFDSLERRFAAKDFRGCPFVNAVAELGPTDRAVKKIAIAFKESRRLWFRERLTELGVADADALATQLVLLVDGSIAQDLVRDDPAMARAAKEAAKVLLRNAGVDMGGEAVKPALAKGKRTPQS, encoded by the coding sequence ATGAAGGAACGGATCCTCGAGACCGCCGACAAGCTGTTCTATCTGCAAGGCATTCGCGCCATCGGCGTCGACACCATCGCAGCCGAGATCGGCATCTCCAAGCGCACGCTCTACAACCACTTCCCGTCCAAGGATGCGCTGATCGCGGCCTATCTGGAACGCCGCTTCGTGCACGCCCGTCCCTCCGACAAGCCGCCGGCCGAGCAGATTCTCGGCACCTTCGATTCGCTGGAGCGGCGCTTTGCGGCCAAGGATTTTCGCGGCTGCCCATTCGTGAATGCGGTCGCCGAGCTCGGCCCCACCGACCGCGCCGTCAAGAAGATCGCCATCGCCTTCAAGGAAAGCCGCCGCCTCTGGTTTCGCGAGCGCCTGACCGAGCTCGGTGTTGCGGATGCCGATGCACTCGCAACGCAGCTCGTGCTGCTGGTCGATGGCTCGATCGCGCAGGATCTGGTGCGCGATGACCCCGCGATGGCCCGTGCGGCGAAGGAAGCCGCGAAGGTGCTGCTGCGGAATGCGGGCGTGGATATGGGGGGTGAGGCGGTGAAGCCTGCGCTTGCGAAAGGCAAGCGCACGCCACAATCATAA
- a CDS encoding PleD family two-component system response regulator, with product MSARILVVDDVPANVKLLEARLSAEYFDVMTASNGTEALALARRAECDIILLDVMMPDMDGFEVCRRLKTDPATHHIPVVMVTALDSPADRNRGLEAGADDFLTKPVSDVVLIARVRSLTRLKMMTDELRMRAITSLEIGMQAPERSAVADTGKGGRILLVDDRESSYERLATILAAEHTVDVEPNPTEALFHAAEGNYDLLIVSLDLNNFDGLRLCSQARSLERTRHVPILAIAEAENSTRLLRGLEIGVNDYLLRPIDKTELLARARTQIRRRRYTDHLRDNVQNSIEMAITDALTGLHNRRYMESHLATLAEQASTRGKPLALMILDIDYFKSINDNFGHDGGDDVLREFAVRVRKSIRGIDLACRYGGEEFVIVMPETDLHVAGMVAERLRRSIAGEPFAVHKGTKRVEVTISIGLTTLEQKGEAVADVLKRADTALYRAKHDGRNRVVSQAA from the coding sequence GTGTCCGCGCGTATCCTTGTCGTCGATGACGTTCCCGCCAACGTCAAGCTGCTGGAGGCCCGTCTCTCGGCCGAATATTTCGACGTGATGACCGCCTCGAACGGCACCGAGGCGCTGGCGCTGGCGCGGCGCGCCGAATGCGACATCATCCTGCTCGACGTGATGATGCCCGACATGGACGGCTTCGAGGTCTGCCGCCGCCTCAAGACCGATCCGGCCACGCACCACATTCCCGTGGTGATGGTTACCGCGCTCGACAGCCCCGCCGACCGCAATCGCGGCCTTGAAGCGGGCGCCGACGACTTTCTCACAAAGCCGGTCTCCGACGTCGTGCTGATCGCGCGCGTGCGCTCGCTGACGCGGCTGAAGATGATGACCGACGAGCTGCGCATGCGCGCCATCACCTCGCTCGAGATCGGCATGCAGGCGCCCGAGCGCAGCGCCGTGGCCGACACCGGCAAGGGCGGCCGCATCCTCCTGGTCGACGACCGCGAGTCCTCCTATGAACGGCTGGCGACGATCCTTGCCGCCGAGCACACCGTCGACGTCGAGCCCAATCCGACCGAAGCGCTGTTCCATGCGGCCGAGGGCAATTACGACCTGCTGATCGTCTCGCTCGACCTGAACAATTTCGACGGCCTCAGGCTCTGCAGCCAGGCCCGTTCGCTGGAGCGCACCCGCCACGTGCCGATCCTGGCGATCGCGGAAGCTGAGAATTCCACGCGCCTGCTTCGTGGCCTCGAGATCGGCGTCAACGATTATCTGCTGCGCCCGATCGACAAGACCGAGCTCTTGGCGCGCGCCCGCACGCAAATCCGCCGCCGCCGCTACACCGATCATTTGCGCGACAATGTGCAGAATTCGATCGAGATGGCGATCACGGACGCGCTCACCGGCCTGCACAATCGCCGCTACATGGAGAGCCATCTGGCAACGCTCGCCGAGCAGGCCTCCACGCGCGGCAAGCCGCTGGCGCTGATGATTCTTGACATCGACTATTTCAAGTCGATCAACGACAATTTCGGCCATGACGGCGGCGACGACGTGCTGCGCGAATTCGCGGTCCGCGTGCGCAAGTCGATCCGCGGCATTGATCTCGCCTGCCGCTACGGCGGCGAGGAGTTCGTCATCGTGATGCCGGAAACCGATCTGCACGTCGCCGGCATGGTCGCCGAGCGCCTGCGCCGCTCGATTGCCGGCGAGCCCTTCGCGGTCCACAAGGGCACCAAGCGCGTCGAGGTGACGATCTCGATCGGGCTGACCACGCTGGAGCAGAAGGGCGAGGCGGTCGCCGACGTCCTCAAGCGCGCCGACACGGCGCTCTACCGCGCCAAGCACGACGGGCGCAATCGGGTGGTGTCGCAGGCGGCGTGA